Genomic window (Egicoccus halophilus):
GCCGCAGCGCCGCGGCGGCCCGTCGGTGGTCGGCCTCCCCCGGCCGCTGGAAGTTGCCGAGGTGGGGCGACCGGCCGAGCAGGACCATCTCGGCCACCGTGACCGGCAGGTCGGTCGCGCCCTCCTGGACCACGACCGCGAGCCGGCGGGCCACCTCGCGCGTCCGCAGTGCGCCGACGTCGTCGCCGTCGACCGCGACGCAACCCGTGCGCGGCCGCAGCGAGGCGTACAGGGTGCGCAGCAGCGTGGTCTTGCCGCTGCCGTTGGGGCCGATCAGACCGACGACCTGCCCGGCGGTCGCCTCGAGGCCGACCTGGTCGAGGACGGTGGTGTCCCCGTAGTCGAAGCTGACCCCGGCGGCCTCGATCACCGCCGGTCCCCGAAGGCGTCCACGATGCGCTCGAGCCCGTCGACCGACAGCGGCGTCGGAGGCTCGGTGAAGTTGAACAGCTGCACCAGGACGTCGCCGTTGCGGATCGCCGTGAGGGTGTCGGCGCCGGGCAGGTCCACGACCGCCTGCTCGACCGGTCCCGGCTCGCCGTCGACGTGCAGCAGGACCAGGATCTGCGGGTCGCGGTCGAGTACCTCCTCGAGGGTGACCTCGAACACCCGCTCGTCGACGTCACCGAAGACGTTGGCGAAGCCAGCGGCCTCGAGCTGGGGATGCGCCATGCTGCGGTTTCCGTAGGCGTACCCGGTGCCGCCGCCGACGGTGGGATAGAGCACCGCCGCGGTGCGCTGCCCGTCGACCGCCCCGCCAGCCGACACCGTGGCGTCCGCAACCCGCTGCCGCAACGAGGCGACGGTGTCCGCGGCCGCCTCCCGGCGGTCGAAGATCCCACCGTAGGTGGCGACCTGCGCCTCGATGTCGGCGAAGGTCGGCGCGTCGAGTCCCTGCGGGCACATCGCCGGTTCGATGATCAACGGCACGTCGGCAGCGGCGAGACCTTCGCGCGTCATGCCGTCGGGCAGGCCGAGCACGAGGTCGGGTCGGGCCGCGAGGACCGCCTCCTGCGAGATCTGCAGATGACCGCTGGTGTCGAGCCCCTCACCGATCGAGTCGATCCCGGCGATCGCCGCATTCACCTCGTCGGTGTAGTACTCCTCGGGAAAGGCACCGGCGCGGGCGACGACCCGGTCGAGCACGTCGAGCGCCGCCAGCGCCGCCACCGGGGCGCTGTTGAGCAGGACCACGCGCTCGGGCGGTGCCTCGAAGCTCACCTCGACACCGCAGTTGTCGACGGTCAGCGGGTAGACGGTCGCGGTCGTGTCCGCGGCCGGGTCGGTGTCGCCAGCCACCGGCGGCGTGGGCTCGCCGCCGACGCACGCGGCCAGGCAGAGCGCGAGCACGAGCGCGGCGGACGTGGTCCGGGTGCGGGGCATGGGCGCGGTCCTGGGTCGAGGTCGAGCACGGAGGGAGGCCGGGGTGGCGGTCGGGAGGTCGGTCGTCAGGCGCTCGCGGCGTGGAACCGTCGGACGAGCAGGAGCAGGAACGGCGCCCCGACGAGCGCCGTGATGATCCCGATGGGCAGCTCGCGGGGCTGCAGCACCGTCCGGGCCACCACGTCGGCCCAGACGAGGAAGATGGCACCGGTCAGGGCGGACACCGGCAGCACACGGTGGTGGGCAGCGCCGACGTGCCGCCGGGCGACGTGCGGGATCACCAGGCCGACGAAGCCGATGCCGCCGGCAGCGGCGACCACGGCACCGACGCACAGCGACACCACGACCAGCAGCTGCGCACGCAGCCGCGTGGGCGACACCCCCAGGGTCAGCGCCGTCTCGTCACCGATGGCCAACGCGTCGAGCCGCTGGCTCCACACCAGCAGCAGTGCGACGGTGCCCAGCACCACCACCGCGACGACGGCCAGGGGCGAGGACCAGCGGGCGAGACTGAGCGAGCCGAGCAGCCAGAACATCACCGAGCGTGCGCCCTCGGCCGAGTCCGCCGCGAAGATGAGGAAGCTGGTGGCGGCGTACAGCGCATAGCCCACCGCCACCCCGGCCAGCAACAGCCGGACCGAGGTCACCCGTCCGGCGGCCCGGGCCACGAGGAACACCACGAGCGAGGCGCCCATCGCCCCCACGAAGGCACTGCCGGCGAGGGCGTTGTCCCCGAAGGCGGCACCGACGCCGAACAGGATGGCGGCCGCTGCGCCCGTCGAGGCACCGGAGGTGACCCCCAGCAGGTAGGGGTCGGCGAGCACGTTGCGGACC
Coding sequences:
- a CDS encoding ABC transporter substrate-binding protein, which translates into the protein MPRTRTTSAALVLALCLAACVGGEPTPPVAGDTDPAADTTATVYPLTVDNCGVEVSFEAPPERVVLLNSAPVAALAALDVLDRVVARAGAFPEEYYTDEVNAAIAGIDSIGEGLDTSGHLQISQEAVLAARPDLVLGLPDGMTREGLAAADVPLIIEPAMCPQGLDAPTFADIEAQVATYGGIFDRREAAADTVASLRQRVADATVSAGGAVDGQRTAAVLYPTVGGGTGYAYGNRSMAHPQLEAAGFANVFGDVDERVFEVTLEEVLDRDPQILVLLHVDGEPGPVEQAVVDLPGADTLTAIRNGDVLVQLFNFTEPPTPLSVDGLERIVDAFGDRR
- a CDS encoding FecCD family ABC transporter permease → MNTTPPRFRGVEPGAGRPGSDDLGRQQERRRGAFLLTALGLALAASLVLAVGIGAVRIAPATVAGVVGHVVLGVPGTPPGTGSEVAIVWQVRVPRVLLAALVGAGLAVTGATLQAMVRNVLADPYLLGVTSGASTGAAAAILFGVGAAFGDNALAGSAFVGAMGASLVVFLVARAAGRVTSVRLLLAGVAVGYALYAATSFLIFAADSAEGARSVMFWLLGSLSLARWSSPLAVVAVVVLGTVALLLVWSQRLDALAIGDETALTLGVSPTRLRAQLLVVVSLCVGAVVAAAGGIGFVGLVIPHVARRHVGAAHHRVLPVSALTGAIFLVWADVVARTVLQPRELPIGIITALVGAPFLLLLVRRFHAASA